TTCCGGTTCCTGGCTGAAGATTAGCGTTTGATCTGAAATATACCTCAAAAAACTCTCCCGCACCTCCTGAAGCCTTTTGTGCTCCACATTCGGGATCACCGTGATCTTCTTCACCTGATCTGTAGACAACTGCGTCTCCACATCAAAGGTCCTGATGCTTTCTACCTCATCGCCAAAAAATTCTATCCTGTAAGGCTCGTCATTACTGAAAGAAAACACGTCGAGGATTCCTCCACGCACCGAAAACTCACCCGGCTCTGTAACAAAATCCACTCTTTTGAACTTGTATTCGAACATCACTTCGTTCACAAAGTCGATAGAGAGTTCGTCACCAACCTTGATCTTGAGTGTGTTCTTTTCCAGCTCTTTCCTGGTCACTACCTTCTCAAAAAGGGCATCTGGATAGGTAATTATCAGCGCAGGTTTTTTTCGGGAGTTGATCCTGTTAAGTACCTCTGCCCGAAGCAGCACGTTGGCATTATCGGTTTCTTCCAGCTGGTAAGGACGGCGGTAACTTCCAGGATAAAAAAGCACATTTTTGTCACCCAGCAACTGCTCGAGGTCATTCAGGTAGTAAGCAGCTTCTTCCTTGTCATTGAAAATGAGCAAAAAAGGCTTTTCAGCTTCTTCAAAAGCATTGGCAATAACAAAGGAAAGTGCAGAGCCTACGAGGCCTTTTAACTGCACCTGAGTTCGCGGCAGGGCAAGCGCTTTCCCCAGTTCAAGCTGTAGAGCCGACTGTGCAAAGCTTTGGGCAATAGAAGATTTACTCAAAAAATTTAATTTTTTGCAAAGATAAAGCTTAATGCGCAAAGGCTAAAGAGGGTGAAGTTTAAACAGAAGTTAAAAAAGGAAGGGATTGGTGAATTGGGGATTGGTGAATTGGAAGGTTTATTTGGGCTAAAGCCCTTGTTCTACAATTCCAATGATCCTCCGCCTGAAGGCGGAGGCAATTTAGAATTCAATCAATTAAAGAATTCATTTTATAATTGTGCTTCACATAAATTGCCACTGGCTTCAGCCAGTGGTTTAAAATCAAAATATAGTCAGGTCTTTAGCCCAATTTATCCTCCCCAAAATTTGTGAAATTATAATTCTTTATGAATTCATCATATTCCTCCTGAAATGATTTTTTTGTGTGATGCTCTTCCTGATTTTTAATATAATCTCTCACAACATTTAGTTTGGATTCCGAAACAGAAACAGCGAAATAATCATTCTGCCATTCAAATTTTTGGGTGGTTAAGTTATTTTTGTTGATCCAATGGGAAGATTCTCCTTTTATCAAATTAACCACCTTTTGAATGCTTTGATCTACTCCTAATGAAACAAGACAATGACAATGATCTGCATATCCATTGACAAAGTCTACAAAAATTCCTTTGAATCTTGCATTTTCAGCAATATGCCGCCAAACCTTTTTCCGAATTTCAGGAGAATTAAGAAATGGAACCCTGTTTTTGGTGCTCCAGACAAAATGAATGTAAACCTTTATGTGAGGCATAAAGTTGATCTAATTAGCTGAAGATGAATTTAATAAATTAATCTGAGACAAAAAATTGGGCTAAAGCCCTTATTTTATTCTTTTTATTCTTAATCCTCCGCCTAAAGGCGGAGGCTATTCATAATAAATTTCTCATTTTTGTTGGACCAAAGCTCTTTTTTCCCATTCCCAATCCTCTGCCTAAGGGCAGAGGCAATTCATAAAAACCTCCTTCTTTTAAATCAAAAGACTTTCATTTCCCATTAAATTGATCCCAAAGTTGGGCTAAAGCCCTGTCTTATTTTCAATCCAAATCCTCCGCCTAAAGGCGGAGGCAATTCATAGATTTTGATTTTCATGAATTGCCACTGGCTTTAGCCAGTGGTTTATAATTTATCCATCTCAGGGCTTAAGCCCAATTCCTTTGTCCACAGAAAAGGTCTTGGTTCTAGCCTCTAGGTTCTTGGCTCTTTTTCAATCATTCAAACAAATCACTTCCTCTTTCGTCACCACATACACCTCATCATCTCCCTGCGGAAT
This Salinimicrobium tongyeongense DNA region includes the following protein-coding sequences:
- the tnpA gene encoding IS200/IS605 family transposase, which codes for MPHIKVYIHFVWSTKNRVPFLNSPEIRKKVWRHIAENARFKGIFVDFVNGYADHCHCLVSLGVDQSIQKVVNLIKGESSHWINKNNLTTQKFEWQNDYFAVSVSESKLNVVRDYIKNQEEHHTKKSFQEEYDEFIKNYNFTNFGEDKLG